A stretch of the Lolium perenne isolate Kyuss_39 chromosome 3, Kyuss_2.0, whole genome shotgun sequence genome encodes the following:
- the LOC127339988 gene encoding NDR1/HIN1-like protein 10 has product MASQEHKIDHLDQGYNGPIIPHKDPPTPRRLPCVAVANPYALLCTAFRALTFVLIAVGVVALVLSLVFQLLNLKAYVDSAMFTRFDLGTGGNGTTAEVHYNLTVALSILNPNPKRAVVYRSLEAVALYAGERFEYMSFPRMWQERKNRTEIRPSFDGQSPVAAAPSAAFGREKGEGFFNINVKVYTRVRLNVAIVNSVVYSPEVDCYVTVPDPGNSTAVAQGFAATECAHVDDCSLLKNENLGGED; this is encoded by the coding sequence ATGGCGTCTCAAGAGCACAAGATCGACCACCTCGACCAAGGCTACAACGGCCCGATCATCCCTCACAAAGATCCCCCCACCCCGCGACGCCTCCCGTGCGTCGCCGTCGCCAACCCATACGCCCTCCTCTGCACGGCCTTCCGCGCGCTAACCTTTGTGCTCATCGCCGTCGGCGTCGTCGCCCTGGTGCTCTCGCTCGTCTTCCAGCTCCTGAACCTCAAGGCTTACGTCGACTCCGCGATGTTCACCCGCTTCGACCTCGGAACCGGCGGCAACGGCACCACCGCTGAGGTGCACTACAACCTCACCGTGGCCTTGAGCATCCTCAACCCGAACCCCAAGCGCGCCGTGGTGTACCGAAGCCTGGAGGCCGTGGCGCTCTACGCAGGAGAGCGCTTCGAGTACATGAGCTTTCCGCGGATGTGGCAGGAGCGGAAGAACAGGACGGAGATACGGCCGAGCTTCGACGGTCAGAGCCCCGTCGCTGCGGCACCGTCGGCGGCGTTCGGACGGGAGAAAGGAGAGGGTTTCTTCAACATTAACGTCAAGGTCTACACGAGGGTGCGCCTGAATGTGGCCATCGTGAATAGCGTCGTGTACAGTCCGGAGGTGGATTGTTATGTCACTGTTCCCGACCCAGGCAACTCGACGGCGGTGGCGCAGGGGTTCGCGGCAACGGAGTGCGCACATGTCGACGACTGCTCATTATTGAAAAACGAAAATTTAGGTGGAGAAGATTAG